From Quercus lobata isolate SW786 chromosome 1, ValleyOak3.0 Primary Assembly, whole genome shotgun sequence, one genomic window encodes:
- the LOC115994564 gene encoding bifunctional L-3-cyanoalanine synthase/cysteine synthase 1, mitochondrial-like, with protein sequence MSISAYLHDKLFNETLFFIFCNQLQLIGRTPLVYLNKVTEGCGAYIAVKQEMMQPTASIKDRAAHAMIMDAEKKNLITLGRLTTLIEPTSGNMGISMAFISALKGYFSNPANTLVHFETTGLEIWEDTYGQVDIFVMVIGSGGTVFGVRQYLKSQNPNVKIYGVEPAESNVLNGGKPGPHQITGNGVGFKPGILDMDVMEKVLEVSSEDAVNMARELALKEGLMVGISSGANTIAALRLANIPENKGKLTVTIHPSFGERYLSFVLFQELRKEAENMQPVSVV encoded by the exons ATGTCAATATCTGCATATTTACATgataaattattt AAtgaaacccttttttttattttttgtaaccAACTTCAGCTCATTGGCCGAACTCCTCTTGTATATCTTAACAAAGTCACTGAAGGCTGTGGAGCTTATATTGCTGTCAAGCAAGAAATGATGCAACCTACTGCTAGCATCAAAGACAG AGCAGCACATGCCATGATTATGGAtgctgaaaagaaaaacttaattaCCCTGGGAAGGTTA ACAACTCTGATAGAGCCCACATCAGGAAATATGGGGATCAGTATGGCATTTATCTCAGCCCTCAAAGGATAC TTTTCAAATCCTGCCAACACCTTG GTGCATTTTGAAACTACAGGTCTTGAGATATGGGAAGATACTTATGGACAAGTTGACATTTTTGTCATGGTAATTGGTAGTGGAGGCACTGTCTTTGGGGTCAGACAGTACCTTAAATCCCAAAATCCTAATGTAAAG ATATATGGAGTAGAACCTGCAGAAAGTAACGTATTGAATGGTGGTAAACCAG GTCCTCATCAGATTACTGGCAATGGGGTTGGGTTCAAACCAGGTATTTTGGACATGGATGTAATGGAAAAAGTTCTTGAG GTTAGTAGCGAAGATGCAGTAAATATGGCCAGGGAATTAGCATTGAAGGAGGGACTTATG GTAGGAATATCATCTGGAGCCAATACAATTGCAGCACTCAGACTCGCTAATATTCCAGAGAACAAGGGCAAACTTACTGTG ACTATTCATCCAAGTTTTGGGGAGCGATACTTGTCATTTGTCCTGTTTCAAGAGCTGAGGAAAGAAGCTGAAAACATGCAACCAGTTTCAGTTGTCTAA
- the LOC115994573 gene encoding protein FAR1-RELATED SEQUENCE 5-like, with translation MNKKTPISVVTDGDKAMSAAIKSVFPESRHRLCVWHLDRNAFANLPNTEAYQSFITCMVRYVTPDEFEDMWKKMVDKHNLHNHEWLHEMYAKKRKWAEAYMRGHFFSGCRSTQRCEAMNAFFNRYMNRKTRLYQLFQQVDRALTCIRHNEMGADFSSNYTEPILISKLVKIEKHAANILTREMFSMVQEEIMNEQTFIVLDSIESEGYRTYTLTQYECPNSKWEVVYYPKDQHMKCSCLLFESYGYPCAHLFAIIKAEHLKQIPPSCILKRWLKIAKSDLSDKHESQISPDVISMARFSALSFSCSQMCFFASRTKEGFEELKVEIASYCKD, from the exons ATGAATAAGAAGACTCCTATTTCGGTTGTGACTGATGGGGACAAAGCAATGAGTGCAGCTATTAAAAGTGTTTTTCCAGAGTCTCGACATCGTTTATGTGTGTGGCATCTTGATAGGAATGCTTTTGCAAATCTACCAAATACGGAAGCATATCAAAGTTTTATCACGTGTATGGTACGATATGTTACACCAGATGAATTTGAAGACATGTGGAAGAAAATGGTTGACAAACACAATTTACATAACCATGAATGGTTGCATGAAATGTAtgcaaaaaaaaggaaatgggCAGAAGCTTACATGAGAGGTCATTTTTTTTCCGGCTGCAGGAGTACACAACGTTGTGAAGCCATGAATGCATTCTTTAATAGATACATGAATAGAAAGACTAGGCTTTATCAGTTGTTCCAACAAGTTGATAGAGCACTTACATGTATTAGACACAATGAGATGGGggcagattttagttcaaattatACTGAACCTATTCTGATTAGTAAGTTAGTTAAAATTGAGAAGCATGCTGCTAATATATTGACAAGGGAGATGTTCAGTATGGTTCAGGAAGAAATAATGAATGAACAAACATTCATTGTGCTTGATAGCATAGAGAGTGAAGGTTATCGCACCTATACCTTAACTCAATATGAATGTCCTAACTCAAAATGGGAGGTTGTGTATTATCCAAAAGATCAACATATGAAGTGCTCATGTTTGCTATTTGAATCGTATGGATATCCTTGTGCGCACTTATTTGCTATTATAAAGGCTGAACATTTGAAACAGATTCCACCGTCATGTATATTGAAGAGATGGCTAAAAATTGCAAAGTCTGACCTATCTGACAAACATGAATCCCAAATTTCTCCGGACGTCATAAGTATGGCACGGTTTAGTGCATTATCTTTCAGTTGTAGTCAGATGTGTTTCTTTGCCTCAAGAACAAAAGAAGGCTTTGAAGAATTGAAGGTTGAAATAGCAAG CTATTGTAAAGACTAA
- the LOC115994581 gene encoding protein FAR1-RELATED SEQUENCE 5-like has translation MDHNIEISGKVVFIDVNDDAGEDVNNIIDNECIMGQQGSGDATQNVQKHWSTILDKGIDHLIDAEIIGLRFSSIDDGGQFYNTYAKLVGFSIRKDEIKRNKNNTVTSRRWVCAKEGFRTARKEDNLNCKREARPITRTGCKAAFRIRFDRRSNEWVVGEFKKEHNHDLVAQLETQFLRSHRHIKDSDKAYIVALHNVGIKSNQIMDNLIQQAGGYENVGFIPKDLYNHIVADRNSNMCDGDAECALAYLQAKVDMDSSFFYRYIVDKESRLANLFWTDSQSRLDYECFGDVLAFDTTYKTNVYKKPLVILVGVNHHRRTTILVVQYWLMRPLNHIFGCCKIFL, from the coding sequence ATGGATCATAATATAGAGATCAGTGGGAAGGTTGTGTTCATTGATGTGAATGATGATGCTGGTGAGGATGTTAATAATATTATAGATAATGAATGTATCATGGGACAACAAGGCAGTGGTGATGCTACACAAAATGTGCAAAAACACTGGAGCACTATTCTTGACAAAGGAATAGATCACTTGATAGATGCAGAAATAATTGGTTTGAGATTCAGTTCCATAGATGATGGCGGACAATTTTATAACACATATGCGAAGTTGGTTGGCTTCAGCATTCGCAAAGATGAGATAAAGCGTAACAAAAATAACACCGTGACCTCTAGGAGATGGGTTTGTGCAAAAGAAGGATTTCGAACAGCAAGAAAGGAGGATAACTTAAATTGCAAGCGAGAGGCAAGACCAATAACTAGAACTGGTTGCAAGGCAGCTTTTCGTATTAGGTTTGATCGAAGGTCAAATGAATGGGTGGTAGGAGAGTTTAAAAAGGAGCATAATCACGACTTAGTTGCTCAACTAGAGACTCAATTTCTCCGTTCACACAGGCATATTAAGGATTCTGATAAGGCTTACATTGTAGCACTGCATAATGTTGggatcaaatcaaatcaaatcatggACAATTTGATCCAACAAGCTGGAGGATATGAGAATGTAGGGTTCATTCCAAAAGACCTCTACAACCATATAGTGGCAGATCGAAATTCTAATATGTGTGATGGTGATGCTGAATGTGCTTTGGCATATTTACAAGCCAAGGTAGATATGgactcatcatttttttaccgATACATTGTTGATAAAGAAAGCCGTTTGGCCAATCTGTTTTGGACAGATTCTCAAAGTCGGTTAGATTACGAATGTTTTGGAGATGTACTGGCATTTGATACAACATACAAGACGAATGTATACAAAAAGCCCCTAGTTATATTGGTAGGAGTCAATCACCACCGGCGGACCACAATTTTGGTTGTGCAGTATTGGTTGATGAGACCGTTGAATCATATATTTGGGTGTTGCAAAATTTTCTTGTAG